A single region of the Ziziphus jujuba cultivar Dongzao chromosome 10, ASM3175591v1 genome encodes:
- the LOC107412554 gene encoding uncharacterized protein LOC107412554: MNEIGSEKTKPWNIYTSTDSSPAQAAGVDSETPWKSFGTSMNAISFGFVATAILISMFLIMAIFEHIFRPTPSFSSSEDIANRSLELGQFEKLGHSQTVSTSYASDFSVLMPGHQYPTYIAQPAPLPCTREGIYWPSHAHQQQHTSLLP; this comes from the exons ATGAACGAGATTGGTTCTGAGAAAACAAAGCCATGGAACATATATACAAGTACAGACTCAAGCCCAGCTCAAGCTGCAGGAGTTGATAGTGAAACTCCATGGAAAAGCTTTGGGACATCCATGAATGCcatttcttttggttttgttgCCACGGCCATCTTGATATCTATGTTTCTTATAATGGCCATCTTTGAACATATATTTAGGCCAACTCCATCTTTTTCCTCATCTGAAGATATTGCCAACCGTTCTCTAGAGTTGGGACAATTTGAGAAACTTGGACATTCACAAACA GTTTCAACATCTTATGCATCTGATTTTTCAGTGTTGATGCCAGGACACCAGTATCCAACATACATTGCACAACCTGCTCCTCTTCCCTGCACAAGGGAAGGGATATATTGGCCTTCACATGCTCATCAACAACAACACACTTCTCTCCTTCCTTAG
- the LOC107412576 gene encoding MACPF domain-containing protein At4g24290 isoform X2: MALKVPALKAAEVAIGSIGRGYDISTDLRLKYCKGDLIGSRLIEIDADDGRDIVLPGGITISNVSKSIKCDKGERTRFRSDVLSFQQMSEQFNQEITLTGKIPSGLFNAMFDFSGCWQKDAANTKTLAFDGVFITLYTVALEKTQMVLCDHVKKAVPSSWEPAALARFIETFGTHIIVGVRMGGKDVIYVKQQHSSTLQPADVQKKLKDMADKRFLDANGQYSTSSQQVYKDGKFEIREQRLRFADASPSSSYSHKEDIVSICKRRGGSDIRNLSHNEWLRTVQFEPDVISMSFIPITSLLNGVPGSGFLSHAINLYLRYKPPIEELHQFLEFQLPRQWAPVFSELPLGPQRKQQSSASLQFSFMGPKLYVDVGKRPVTGLRLYLEGKRSNRLAIHLQHLSSLPKIFQLEDDPNGNFRRESYDRKYYEKVQWKNFSHVCTAPVESDEDLSIVTGAQLQVENYGIKNILFLRLRFSNVSGAAVVKHPEWDGSPGLAHKSGLISTLISHHFTTVQKPPPRPADVNINSAVYPGGPPVPVQAPKLLKFVDTTEMTRGPQETPGYWVVSGARLVVEKGRISLRVKYSLLTVILPDEEAMDDQ; this comes from the exons ATGGCGCTGAAGGTTCCAGCTCTGAAAGCTGCTGAGGTTGCAATTGGGTCAATAGGGCGTGGATATGATATCTCAACCGATCTGCGACTCAAATACTGTAAAGGGGATTTAATCGGTTCGCGTTTGATTGAGATTGATGCAGATGACGGTCGCGATATTGTTTTGCCCGGTGGAATTACAATCTCAAATGTCTCTAAATCAATCAAATGTGATAAAGGAGAGCGGACGCGATTTAGGTCCGATGTTCTCTCTTTCCAACAG ATGTCAGAGCAGTTCAACCAGGAAATTACTTTAACTGGAAAAATTCCTTCAGGCCTCTTCAATGCTATGTTTGATTTCTCTGGCTGTTGGCAGAAAGACGCGGCCAACACCAAAACCCTTGCGTTTGATGGGGTATTCATCACTCTTTACACTGTTGCATTGGAAAAGACTCAGATGGTATTATGCGATCACGTCAAGAAAGCTGTCCCATCGTCGTGGGAGCCTGCTGCATTGGCAAG gtttattgaaacatttggCACCCACATTATTGTTGGTGTGAGGATGGGAGGGAAGGATGTTATATACGTGAAGCAGCAGCACTCATCAACTCTTCAGCCTGCTGATGTGCAGAAAAAGTTAAAGGATATGGCAGATAAAAGGTTTTTAGATGCCAATGGACAGTATAGTACATCTTCACAACAAGTTTACAAGGACGGAAAG tTTGAAATCAGGGAGCAGCGGCTACGGTTTGCAGATGCTAGTCCATCAAGTTCTTACTCACACAAGGAG GATATTGTAAGCATTTGCAAGAGGCGAGGTGGAAGTGATATTAGAAATTTATCTCATAATGAATGGTTGCGAACCGTTCAATTTGAACCTGATGTGATCTCAATGTCCTTTATCCCGATTACTTCTTTGTTGAATGGGGTCCCAGGGAGTGGATTCTTGAGCCATGCCATAAATCTTTACTTAAGAT ATAAACCACCAATTGAAGAGCTCCACCAATTTTTGGAATTTCAGCTGCCTCGTCAGTGGGCACCCGTGTTTAGTGAACTTCCCCTTGGTCCACAACGAAAGCAGCAAAGCAGTGCATCTCTACAATTTAGCTTCATGGGGCCTAAGCTTTAT GTTGATGTGGGTAAAAGGCCAGTAACTGGCCTGCGACTATATCTAGAAGGTAAAAGAAGTAACCGCTTAGCCATCCACTTACAGCATCTCTCCTCCCTCccaaaaattttccaacttgaAGATGATCCAAATGGGAACTTCCGCCGAGAGTCCTATGACCGTAAATACTATGAAAAAGTGCAATGGAAGAACTTCTCTCATGTCTGCACTGCTCCTGTGGAGTCTGATGAGGATCTTTCAATAGTGACCGGAGCCCAGTTACAAGTTGAGAATTATGGGATAAAAAATATTCTGTTCTTGAGACTCCGCTTCTCCAATGTCTCAGGAGCAGCAGTAGTAAAGCATCCTGAATGGGATGGATCTCCAGGGTTGGCACATAAATCTGGACTGATATCAACGCTGATCAGCCATCATTTTACAACAGTTCAGAAGCCACCACCAAGGCCGGCAGATGTAAACATAAACTCTGCTGTTTATCCTGGGGGCCCACCTGTTCCTGTCCAGGCCCCTAAGCTTCTGAAATTTGTTGATACCACAGAGATGACGAGAGGGCCACAGGAAACTCCTGGTTATTGGGTTGTATCTGGGGCGAGACTTGTTGTAGAGAAGGGCAGGATATCACTGCGGGTCAAGTATTCATTGTTAACTGTGATCTTACCTGATGAAGAAGCAATGGATGATCAATAG
- the LOC107412576 gene encoding MACPF domain-containing protein At4g24290 isoform X1 produces the protein MALKVPALKAAEVAIGSIGRGYDISTDLRLKYCKGDLIGSRLIEIDADDGRDIVLPGGITISNVSKSIKCDKGERTRFRSDVLSFQQMSEQFNQEITLTGKIPSGLFNAMFDFSGCWQKDAANTKTLAFDGVFITLYTVALEKTQMVLCDHVKKAVPSSWEPAALARFIETFGTHIIVGVRMGGKDVIYVKQQHSSTLQPADVQKKLKDMADKRFLDANGQYSTSSQQVYKDGKFEIREQRLRFADASPSSSYSHKEDIVSICKRRGGSDIRNLSHNEWLRTVQFEPDVISMSFIPITSLLNGVPGSGFLSHAINLYLRYKPPIEELHQFLEFQLPRQWAPVFSELPLGPQRKQQSSASLQFSFMGPKLYVNTTSVDVGKRPVTGLRLYLEGKRSNRLAIHLQHLSSLPKIFQLEDDPNGNFRRESYDRKYYEKVQWKNFSHVCTAPVESDEDLSIVTGAQLQVENYGIKNILFLRLRFSNVSGAAVVKHPEWDGSPGLAHKSGLISTLISHHFTTVQKPPPRPADVNINSAVYPGGPPVPVQAPKLLKFVDTTEMTRGPQETPGYWVVSGARLVVEKGRISLRVKYSLLTVILPDEEAMDDQ, from the exons ATGGCGCTGAAGGTTCCAGCTCTGAAAGCTGCTGAGGTTGCAATTGGGTCAATAGGGCGTGGATATGATATCTCAACCGATCTGCGACTCAAATACTGTAAAGGGGATTTAATCGGTTCGCGTTTGATTGAGATTGATGCAGATGACGGTCGCGATATTGTTTTGCCCGGTGGAATTACAATCTCAAATGTCTCTAAATCAATCAAATGTGATAAAGGAGAGCGGACGCGATTTAGGTCCGATGTTCTCTCTTTCCAACAG ATGTCAGAGCAGTTCAACCAGGAAATTACTTTAACTGGAAAAATTCCTTCAGGCCTCTTCAATGCTATGTTTGATTTCTCTGGCTGTTGGCAGAAAGACGCGGCCAACACCAAAACCCTTGCGTTTGATGGGGTATTCATCACTCTTTACACTGTTGCATTGGAAAAGACTCAGATGGTATTATGCGATCACGTCAAGAAAGCTGTCCCATCGTCGTGGGAGCCTGCTGCATTGGCAAG gtttattgaaacatttggCACCCACATTATTGTTGGTGTGAGGATGGGAGGGAAGGATGTTATATACGTGAAGCAGCAGCACTCATCAACTCTTCAGCCTGCTGATGTGCAGAAAAAGTTAAAGGATATGGCAGATAAAAGGTTTTTAGATGCCAATGGACAGTATAGTACATCTTCACAACAAGTTTACAAGGACGGAAAG tTTGAAATCAGGGAGCAGCGGCTACGGTTTGCAGATGCTAGTCCATCAAGTTCTTACTCACACAAGGAG GATATTGTAAGCATTTGCAAGAGGCGAGGTGGAAGTGATATTAGAAATTTATCTCATAATGAATGGTTGCGAACCGTTCAATTTGAACCTGATGTGATCTCAATGTCCTTTATCCCGATTACTTCTTTGTTGAATGGGGTCCCAGGGAGTGGATTCTTGAGCCATGCCATAAATCTTTACTTAAGAT ATAAACCACCAATTGAAGAGCTCCACCAATTTTTGGAATTTCAGCTGCCTCGTCAGTGGGCACCCGTGTTTAGTGAACTTCCCCTTGGTCCACAACGAAAGCAGCAAAGCAGTGCATCTCTACAATTTAGCTTCATGGGGCCTAAGCTTTATGTGAATACCACTTCA GTTGATGTGGGTAAAAGGCCAGTAACTGGCCTGCGACTATATCTAGAAGGTAAAAGAAGTAACCGCTTAGCCATCCACTTACAGCATCTCTCCTCCCTCccaaaaattttccaacttgaAGATGATCCAAATGGGAACTTCCGCCGAGAGTCCTATGACCGTAAATACTATGAAAAAGTGCAATGGAAGAACTTCTCTCATGTCTGCACTGCTCCTGTGGAGTCTGATGAGGATCTTTCAATAGTGACCGGAGCCCAGTTACAAGTTGAGAATTATGGGATAAAAAATATTCTGTTCTTGAGACTCCGCTTCTCCAATGTCTCAGGAGCAGCAGTAGTAAAGCATCCTGAATGGGATGGATCTCCAGGGTTGGCACATAAATCTGGACTGATATCAACGCTGATCAGCCATCATTTTACAACAGTTCAGAAGCCACCACCAAGGCCGGCAGATGTAAACATAAACTCTGCTGTTTATCCTGGGGGCCCACCTGTTCCTGTCCAGGCCCCTAAGCTTCTGAAATTTGTTGATACCACAGAGATGACGAGAGGGCCACAGGAAACTCCTGGTTATTGGGTTGTATCTGGGGCGAGACTTGTTGTAGAGAAGGGCAGGATATCACTGCGGGTCAAGTATTCATTGTTAACTGTGATCTTACCTGATGAAGAAGCAATGGATGATCAATAG